A window of Enoplosus armatus isolate fEnoArm2 chromosome 3, fEnoArm2.hap1, whole genome shotgun sequence contains these coding sequences:
- the LOC139283002 gene encoding myb/SANT-like DNA-binding domain-containing protein 4 — MPLQLLEGMSSRKRRPNWTDQECLLLAQLMQERKDIIRGKCSTGVSIQDKRQAWEEIAQAINAAFPQIQRTVSDCNKKWENLLAKSREEIKRQRRQAGTEGLSLEQFSTVTQVVISVMNLSDMLQQDRGDSSIAESVETQQNSSDEDGHDHTTDERFTNKHPLRELELPTYPDASASPSEQKMAAFTNVPKSLAVQFSTHRAAGFTTSAERLDTPCSTSSPSVHGTTLQERMDLEMSVLRRQEAVLRLQEEYYTLKIKLMKKQMEEPLSKD, encoded by the exons ATGCCCCTACAACTTCTTGAAGGGATGTCCAGCAGGAAGCGCAGACCTAACTGGACAGACCAAGAGTGTCTTCTTCTTGCTCAGTTGATGCAGGAGCGGAAAGACATAATCAGAGGGAAGTGCAGCACTGGAGTTTCAATACAGGATAAAAGACAAGCATGGGAGGAAATAGCCCAAGCCATCAATGCTGCCTTTCCACAGATTCAGCGTACAGTTTCTGACTGTAACAAAAAGTGGGAAAATCTGCTGGCAAAGTCAAGGGAGGAGATCAAACGACAGAGAAGGCAAGCAGGTACAG AAGGCCTGTCCCTTGAACAGTTCAGCACCGTGACTCAAGTAGTGATTTCTGTGATGAACCTCTCAGACATGCTGCAACAGGACAGAGGAGACTCTTCAATCGCAGAGTCAGTGGAAACTCAACAAAACAG cagtgaTGAAGATGGTCATGACCACACAACAGATGAAAgattcacaaacaaacatccactCAGAGAGCTTGAGCTCCCTACGTATCCAGATGCATCCGCTTCTCCATCAGAACAAAAAATGGCCGCTTTTACTAACGTCCCTAAATCACTCGCAGTGCAGTTTAGCACTCATCGTGCTGCTGGCTTCACTACCTCTGCGGAGCGACTAGATACCCCCTGCTCTACTTCTTCACCCTCAGTCCACGGCACAACTTTACAAGAGCGAATGGATTTGGAAATGTCCGTGCTGAGAAGACAAGAAGCAGTCCTCAGGCTGCAAGAGGAATACTACACACTAAAAATTAAGCTGATGAAAAAGCAAATGGAAGAGCCACTTTCAAAGGACTGA